The following proteins are encoded in a genomic region of bacterium:
- the umuD gene encoding translesion error-prone DNA polymerase V autoproteolytic subunit, translated as MTAKIQSSRKRRPGAGRKAGSTKYGEPTRVIRLPESMCQQAAMLLAARLAPKPGDMIAEITVPVLNAPLSARPLFLSQVAAGFPSPADDHIEQRLDLNQYMIQHDAATYFVRVKGDSMIEAGIRDNDVLVVDRSVTARVGCIVVAVVNGELTVKTLGRTKGGQPLLSPANANYAALEIKEGMSFEVWGVVTGSVRKFK; from the coding sequence ATGACTGCCAAAATTCAATCTTCCCGCAAGCGGCGGCCAGGGGCTGGACGCAAGGCCGGCTCGACCAAATATGGGGAGCCCACCCGTGTGATCCGGCTGCCGGAATCGATGTGCCAGCAGGCGGCCATGCTGCTGGCCGCCCGCCTTGCGCCCAAACCGGGCGATATGATTGCGGAGATCACTGTGCCTGTTTTGAATGCTCCTTTATCCGCGCGGCCCTTGTTCCTCTCCCAGGTGGCCGCCGGCTTCCCTTCTCCTGCGGATGATCATATCGAGCAGCGGCTGGACCTTAATCAGTATATGATCCAACATGATGCTGCGACCTACTTCGTGCGCGTCAAGGGGGACTCCATGATTGAGGCCGGCATCCGGGATAATGACGTGCTGGTGGTCGATCGCTCCGTCACCGCCCGCGTGGGCTGTATCGTGGTGGCGGTGGTGAATGGCGAGTTGACCGTCAAGACCCTGGGGCGGACCAAGGGCGGTCAACCCCTTCTGTCGCCAGCCAATGCCAACTATGCGGCCCTTGAAATCAAGGAGGGCATGAGTTTTGAAGTGTGGGGCGTGGTGACCGGTTCGGTCCGGAAATTCAAATGA
- the rmuC gene encoding DNA recombination protein RmuC produces the protein MNSALYILLGLGIGGLLGGLIGWLLGQRRISATASDSRVETELRQQIVQRESELSHIREALAQSQTARASAEANCSAAENLLAEQRQRHDQALKEARLAQDKAIADLREAFKALSADALKQTQPEFLRLANETLAKFQESAKGDLAQRQQSIATLVKPLEEQLKNYQQRLQQSEASQSTTLGEVKKHLETLALQSQSLSNETLQLRRVLSSNQARGRWGEETLRRVVEAAGMSAHCDFVEQAQSGDSKPDLIVRLPGDRMIIIDAKVPDLDFLDAMEAADPVKRAEALAIHAAKLKGTIKSLADRDYPHQFPNALDYVVLFLPAESLFSAALEGDRDLIVWAAGKQIMLATPASLIALLRSVSVSWQQYAQTENAQAIAGAAQELFARVTKFIEHFERIRYGLDKANNAFNDAIGSYERMVRPSGEKLLKLGGGTTGKTLADVPLLNASLRLPPST, from the coding sequence ATGAATTCTGCACTCTATATCCTGTTGGGTCTTGGCATTGGCGGCTTGCTGGGGGGCCTGATCGGCTGGCTATTGGGGCAACGTCGTATTTCGGCCACCGCATCGGACAGCCGTGTTGAAACGGAACTTCGCCAGCAAATCGTCCAGCGGGAATCTGAGCTGTCGCACATTCGTGAGGCGCTGGCGCAATCGCAGACGGCCCGCGCGTCGGCCGAGGCCAACTGCTCTGCCGCGGAAAACCTGTTGGCCGAACAGCGGCAGCGTCATGACCAGGCGTTGAAAGAAGCCCGCCTGGCGCAGGATAAGGCCATCGCCGATTTGCGTGAAGCGTTCAAGGCGCTGAGTGCCGATGCCCTGAAGCAGACGCAGCCCGAGTTCCTGCGTCTGGCCAATGAGACGCTCGCCAAGTTCCAGGAATCGGCCAAGGGGGACCTGGCCCAGCGCCAGCAGTCCATTGCCACCCTGGTCAAGCCGCTGGAGGAGCAGTTGAAGAACTACCAGCAACGCCTGCAGCAAAGCGAAGCCTCGCAGTCGACCACGCTGGGGGAAGTGAAAAAGCATCTCGAAACGCTGGCGCTCCAAAGCCAGTCGCTCTCGAACGAAACCCTGCAACTCCGGCGTGTACTCAGTTCGAACCAGGCCCGCGGCCGGTGGGGCGAAGAGACCCTGCGCCGTGTGGTTGAAGCCGCCGGTATGAGTGCCCACTGTGATTTTGTCGAACAGGCGCAGTCCGGTGACAGCAAGCCGGACCTGATCGTCCGGCTTCCGGGCGACCGGATGATCATCATCGACGCCAAGGTGCCGGATCTGGATTTCCTGGATGCGATGGAGGCGGCCGATCCCGTGAAGCGGGCCGAGGCGCTGGCGATTCATGCGGCGAAATTGAAAGGCACCATCAAGTCGCTGGCGGATCGCGATTATCCGCATCAGTTCCCGAACGCCCTGGATTACGTCGTATTGTTTCTCCCCGCCGAATCCCTCTTCAGCGCCGCGCTGGAAGGGGACCGCGACCTGATCGTCTGGGCGGCCGGCAAGCAGATCATGCTGGCGACGCCCGCCTCGCTCATCGCGTTGCTGCGGTCCGTGAGTGTGAGCTGGCAGCAATATGCCCAGACTGAGAATGCCCAGGCGATTGCCGGGGCGGCGCAGGAGCTGTTTGCCCGGGTAACCAAGTTTATCGAGCATTTCGAGCGGATCCGTTATGGCTTGGACAAGGCGAATAACGCCTTCAATGACGCTATCGGCAGTTACGAGCGCATGGTCCGGCCCAGCGGAGAAAAGCTCCTGAAGCTGGGCGGGGGAACGACCGGCAAAACCCTCGCCGATGTGCCGTTGCTCAATGCCTCACTCCGACTGCCGCCCTCGACCTGA